GATTATCTCTTTATTTAAGGAACAATTTTATTCATAATAACGATACTATAGATAAATAAATGTTAAAAAATGTTAAATTTCACATGTAGAATGTATGAACTATGAAAAAGGGAGTTTTGAATTTCTCATTCAAAACTCCCGCAACCAGTATAAACACTAGCTTTATGGGTCGTACATCTATTTTAGGCAAATGTCTTGGCGTAGGCGGAGGCATTTGGACTCTTGACCACCACATTGCGAACGCAATGCTCTCCCGCTGAGCTACACCCCCAAAAGTGATGGGTATCTATCCTCCTATCTGATCCAGCTTTTTCTTTAGTTCATTAATTGTTTGTTGATGTTTTTTTATCTGTTCAAAAAGCTCAGTATATTCATCATTTTCCATTGAATCCGCATTGACTTTATAGAATTTCTTTCCGATTTCTGCATAAACCTTACTGATACTGTCTTTTTCTTTGTTGATGCTCATATTAATTTTAGTTATTTCAACGAGTTCACCTGATTTTTTAACAGCCGCTGACGCTGCACTTCCGACTGTCTTACCTAAGTTATCAATAAATGACATATCGATTCCCCCTTACTATGATATAAATTAGCCGCCAGGTTTACTGAACAAACATTAATTTATTTCACTATTATATCGGGATTTTTCAATAAATAATCTAATAGTAATTGGTAATATACAATGTATGCACTAGATATTCATGTGTTCTTGCATAAATATTATACGTGAAAATACTCTGAAGCCACATTCTTTCGTTTGGACCTTTTTATATTTGTTTTAAATTACGAATAGCAGAAAGCAAAACACTAGTATAACAAACAATGACACAATTCAATTATAGTAAATGAAACCTTAAATTTGTCCAATATTTTATTATGTTCTATAATGCACATTGCCTACACCTTGTAGTCATATAAAAGCATTATTAAAGTAAATTTTAACATAGACATTGTAGAACATACAGAGATATTGACAGGCATTCAAAGTCGCGCTATAATATTAACATTGTTAGTAACTAACACTGAAAGGAGAATCAATTTATGGATTTCTTCCAACTTGCTACTGAACATATAAGTCTGGTAGTTACGCATTATCGCAATGGGCTGATTTTAGACCGTTTTAACAGATTTGCTAAAGGGGAAATTTTTATTCTTAATTTTCTTTGCCAATGCGATGGAACAGCTTTGCCGAGTGAAATCAGTGATGGTTTGGGTAGCAGTACAGCGCGTATTGCAACAGCGTTAGGTGCATTGGAAAAGAAAGG
This genomic interval from Clostridium kluyveri contains the following:
- a CDS encoding MarR family winged helix-turn-helix transcriptional regulator, with protein sequence MDFFQLATEHISLVVTHYRNGLILDRFNRFAKGEIFILNFLCQCDGTALPSEISDGLGSSTARIATALGALEKKGLITREMNKSDRRKIIVSITESGKEVAKGEREQLVKRGAQIFEAMGEKDAKEFTRLTKQYLDLAKQLE